Proteins from a single region of Streptococcus mitis:
- the lspA gene encoding signal peptidase II: protein MKKRGIVAVIVLLLIALDQLVKSYIVQQIPLGEVRSWIPNFVSLTYLQNRGAAFSMLQDQQWLFAIITLVVVVGAIWYLHKHMEDSLWMVLGLTLIIAGGLGNFIDRVSQGFVVDMIHLDFINFAIFNVADSYLTVGVIILLIAMLKEEINGN, encoded by the coding sequence ATGAAAAAAAGAGGAATAGTGGCAGTCATTGTACTGCTGTTGATTGCGCTGGATCAGTTAGTTAAATCCTATATCGTCCAGCAGATTCCACTGGGTGAAGTGCGCTCTTGGATTCCTAATTTCGTTAGCTTGACCTATCTGCAAAATCGAGGGGCTGCCTTTTCGATGCTACAAGACCAGCAGTGGTTATTTGCTATCATTACTCTGGTTGTCGTGGTTGGTGCCATTTGGTATTTACATAAACACATGGAGGACTCACTCTGGATGGTCTTGGGTTTGACCTTGATTATCGCAGGTGGACTTGGAAACTTTATTGACAGGGTCAGTCAGGGCTTTGTTGTGGATATGATCCACCTTGACTTTATCAACTTTGCAATTTTCAATGTGGCAGATAGCTATCTGACGGTTGGAGTGATTATTTTATTGATTGCAATGCTAAAAGAGGAAATAAATGGAAATTAA
- a CDS encoding LysR family transcriptional regulator: MNIQQLRYVVAIANSGTFREAAEKMYVSQPSLSISVRDLEKELGFKIFRRTSSGTFLTRRGMEFYEKAQELVKGFDIFQNQYANPEEEKDEFSIASQHYDFLPPTITAFSERYPDYKNFRIFESTTVQILDEVAQGHSEIGIIYLNNQNKKGIMQRVEKLGLEVIELIPFHTHIYLREGHPLAQKEELVMEDLADLPTVRFTQEKDEYLYYSENFVDTSASSQMFNVTDRATLNGILERTDAYATGSGFLDSDSVNGITVIRLKDNLDNRMVYVKREEVELSQAGTLFVEVMQEYFNQKRKS, encoded by the coding sequence ATGAACATTCAACAATTACGCTATGTTGTTGCCATTGCCAATAGTGGTACTTTCCGTGAAGCAGCTGAAAAGATGTATGTTAGTCAGCCGAGTCTGTCCATTTCTGTTCGTGATTTGGAAAAAGAGTTGGGCTTTAAGATTTTCCGTCGGACCAGCTCAGGGACTTTCTTGACCCGTCGTGGTATGGAATTCTATGAAAAAGCGCAAGAATTGGTTAAAGGATTTGATATTTTTCAAAATCAGTATGCCAATCCTGAAGAAGAAAAGGATGAATTTTCCATTGCTAGTCAACACTATGACTTCTTGCCACCGACCATTACGGCCTTTTCAGAGCGCTATCCTGATTACAAAAATTTCCGTATTTTTGAGTCTACTACAGTTCAAATCCTTGATGAAGTAGCTCAGGGGCACAGTGAGATTGGGATTATCTACCTTAACAATCAAAATAAAAAGGGGATCATGCAACGGGTTGAAAAGCTAGGTCTGGAGGTCATTGAATTGATTCCCTTCCATACCCACATTTATCTCCGCGAGGGGCATCCTTTGGCTCAGAAAGAGGAATTGGTTATGGAGGATTTAGCGGATCTACCAACGGTTCGTTTTACTCAAGAGAAAGACGAGTACCTTTATTATTCAGAGAACTTTGTTGATACCAGCGCTAGCTCACAGATGTTTAATGTGACAGACCGTGCCACCTTGAATGGTATTTTGGAGCGGACGGACGCCTATGCGACAGGTTCTGGATTTTTAGATAGTGATAGTGTTAATGGCATTACCGTTATTCGTCTCAAGGATAATCTAGATAATCGCATGGTCTACGTTAAACGTGAGGAAGTGGAGCTCAGTCAAGCTGGGACTCTCTTTGTAGAAGTCATGCAAGAATATTTTAATCAGAAGAGGAAATCATGA
- the rpmA gene encoding 50S ribosomal protein L27 has translation MLKMTLNNLQLFAHKKGGGSTSNGRDSQAKRLGAKAADGQTVTGGSILYRQRGTHIYPGVNVGRGGDDTLFAKVEGVVRFERKGRDKKQVSVYPIAK, from the coding sequence ATGTTAAAAATGACTCTTAACAACTTGCAACTTTTCGCCCACAAAAAAGGTGGAGGTTCTACATCAAACGGACGTGATTCACAAGCGAAACGTCTTGGAGCTAAAGCAGCTGACGGACAAACTGTAACAGGTGGATCAATCCTTTACCGTCAACGTGGTACACACATCTACCCAGGTGTAAACGTTGGACGTGGTGGAGACGATACTTTGTTCGCTAAAGTTGAAGGCGTAGTACGCTTTGAACGTAAAGGACGCGATAAAAAACAAGTTTCTGTTTACCCAATCGCTAAATAA
- a CDS encoding ribosomal-processing cysteine protease Prp — MIQAVFERAEDGELRSAEITGHAESGEYGLDVVCASVSTLAINFINSIEKFAGYEPILELNEDEGGYLMVEIPKDLPSHQREMTQLFFESFFLGMANLSENSSEFVQTRVITEN, encoded by the coding sequence ATGATACAAGCAGTCTTTGAGAGAGCCGAAGATGGCGAGCTGAGGAGTGCGGAAATTACTGGACACGCCGAGAGTGGCGAATACGGCTTAGATGTCGTGTGTGCATCGGTTTCTACGCTTGCCATTAACTTTATCAATTCCATTGAAAAATTTGCAGGCTATGAACCAATCCTAGAATTAAACGAAGATGAAGGTGGCTATCTGATGGTTGAGATTCCAAAAGATCTTCCTTCACACCAGAGAGAAATGACCCAGTTATTCTTTGAATCATTTTTCTTAGGTATGGCAAACTTATCGGAGAACTCTTCTGAGTTCGTCCAAACCAGAGTTATCACAGAAAACTAA
- the rplU gene encoding 50S ribosomal protein L21 yields MSTYAIIKTGGKQVKVEVGQAVYVEKLNVEAGQEVTFNEVVLVGGENTVVGTPLVAGATVVGTVEKQGKQKKVVTYKYKPKKGSHRKQGHRQPYTKVVINAINA; encoded by the coding sequence ATGAGCACATACGCAATTATCAAAACTGGCGGAAAACAAGTTAAAGTTGAAGTTGGTCAAGCAGTTTACGTTGAAAAATTGAACGTTGAAGCTGGTCAAGAAGTTACTTTTAACGAAGTTGTTCTTGTTGGTGGTGAAAACACTGTTGTCGGAACTCCACTTGTTGCTGGAGCTACTGTAGTTGGAACTGTTGAAAAACAAGGAAAACAAAAGAAAGTTGTTACTTACAAGTACAAACCTAAAAAAGGTAGCCACCGTAAACAAGGTCACCGTCAACCATATACAAAAGTTGTCATCAACGCAATCAACGCTTAA
- a CDS encoding YoaK family protein yields MRLLPIRKISRQSKRLALFLTFCAGYVDAYTFIVRGNTLVAGQTGNVVFLSVGLIQHNVSDASAKVMTLLAFMMGVFLLTIYKEKLRIVKKPILSLIPLAILSIVIGFVPQTVDNIYLVPPLAFCMGLVTTAFGEVSGIAYNNAFMTGNIKRTMLAFGDYFRTKHTPFLREGIIFVSLLSSFVLGVVFSAYLTIFYHEKTILGVPIMMSIFYLSMLFASWQKKVKEKTSF; encoded by the coding sequence ATGAGGTTACTACCTATAAGAAAAATATCACGTCAGTCTAAGAGGCTAGCGCTTTTTTTGACTTTTTGTGCAGGATATGTAGATGCCTATACGTTTATTGTCCGAGGGAATACTCTTGTAGCTGGACAAACGGGGAATGTCGTCTTTCTATCAGTGGGACTCATTCAACACAATGTATCAGATGCTAGTGCCAAAGTAATGACCTTACTAGCTTTTATGATGGGAGTCTTTTTACTAACTATTTATAAGGAAAAATTGAGAATTGTTAAAAAACCAATTTTGTCACTGATTCCTTTGGCAATCTTATCAATAGTTATCGGTTTTGTGCCGCAGACTGTAGATAATATCTATCTAGTGCCACCCTTGGCGTTCTGTATGGGGTTGGTGACAACTGCTTTTGGAGAAGTGTCGGGTATTGCCTACAATAACGCTTTTATGACAGGGAACATCAAACGGACCATGCTGGCTTTTGGAGATTATTTCCGAACTAAGCACACTCCTTTTTTGCGTGAAGGGATTATCTTTGTAAGCCTGCTTAGTAGTTTTGTCCTTGGCGTTGTCTTTTCAGCCTATTTGACGATTTTCTATCATGAAAAGACCATTCTTGGTGTTCCAATTATGATGAGTATTTTTTACCTCAGCATGCTTTTTGCATCTTGGCAGAAAAAAGTAAAAGAAAAAACTTCATTTTAG
- a CDS encoding Gfo/Idh/MocA family protein, which produces MLKLAVIGTGAISHHFIEAAHTSGEYQLVAVYSRKLETAATFASRYENIQLFDQLEDFFKSSFDVVYIASPNSLHFAQAKAALSAGKHVILEKPAVTQPQEWLNLIQTAEKNNCFIFEAARNYHEEAFTTIKNFLADKQVLGADFNYAKYSSKMPDLLAGKTPNVFSDCFAGGALMDLGIYPLYVAVHLFGKANNVTYHAQQLDNSIDLNGDGILFYPDFQVHIKAGKNITSNLPCEIYTADGILTLNMIEHVRSAIFSDHQGNQVHLPIQQAPHTMTEEVAAFAQMIQQPDQTLYQTWLDDASSVHELLYTMRQTAGIRFEAEK; this is translated from the coding sequence ATGCTTAAATTAGCTGTCATCGGAACAGGCGCTATCAGCCATCACTTCATAGAAGCAGCCCATACCAGCGGAGAATACCAGCTGGTCGCAGTCTATTCTAGAAAACTTGAAACCGCAGCAACCTTTGCTTCTCGCTATGAAAATATCCAACTCTTCGATCAATTAGAGGACTTCTTCAAATCTTCCTTTGATGTAGTCTATATTGCCAGTCCAAACTCCTTACATTTTGCTCAGGCAAAAGCTGCCTTGTCTGCTGGTAAGCACGTTATTCTTGAAAAGCCAGCTGTTACTCAACCACAAGAATGGCTGAATTTGATTCAAACAGCTGAGAAAAATAATTGTTTTATCTTTGAAGCAGCTCGTAATTATCACGAGGAAGCTTTTACTACCATCAAAAACTTTTTAGCAGACAAGCAAGTGTTAGGGGCAGATTTCAACTATGCCAAGTATTCTTCAAAAATGCCGGACTTGTTGGCTGGGAAGACACCAAATGTCTTTTCAGATTGTTTTGCTGGTGGAGCCCTTATGGATTTGGGGATTTATCCCCTCTATGTTGCCGTTCATCTTTTTGGAAAAGCTAATAACGTGACTTACCATGCTCAACAGCTTGACAATAGCATTGACCTAAATGGAGACGGCATCCTCTTCTACCCAGACTTTCAAGTTCATATCAAGGCTGGGAAAAACATCACTTCCAATCTTCCTTGTGAGATTTACACAGCAGATGGAATCTTGACTCTCAACATGATTGAACATGTTCGCTCAGCTATTTTTAGCGACCACCAAGGAAATCAAGTCCATCTTCCTATCCAACAGGCTCCTCATACTATGACTGAGGAAGTCGCTGCATTTGCACAGATGATTCAGCAACCAGACCAGACACTCTACCAGACTTGGCTGGACGATGCAAGCTCTGTTCATGAACTACTATATACCATGCGCCAGACTGCTGGCATTAGATTTGAGGCAGAAAAATGA
- a CDS encoding DEAD/DEAH box helicase: MKTKLPTEWQELSDQLGFQEFTPIQTQLFESLLAGENLLGVSPTGTGKTLAYLLPSLLRLQKKKAQQLLILAPNTELAGQIFDVCKTWAEAIGLTAQLFLSGSSQKRQIERLKKGPEILIGTPGRIFELIKLKKIKMMNVETIILDEFDQLLDDSQIHFVEKITHYAPRDHQLIYMSATTKFDQEKIASNTRTIDLSDQKLDNIQHFYMQVDQRHRVDMLRKLAHVEDFRGLVFFNSLSDLGSAEEKLQYRDILAVSLASDVNVKFRKVILEKFKDKQLTLLLATDLLARGIDIDSLECVVNFDVPRDIETYTHRAGRTGRMGKEGYVITLVTHPEELKKLKKFARVREIVLKNQELYIK; the protein is encoded by the coding sequence ATGAAAACCAAACTACCGACTGAATGGCAAGAATTGAGTGACCAACTTGGTTTCCAAGAATTTACTCCCATTCAAACTCAACTATTTGAGTCCCTTCTTGCTGGAGAAAACCTCCTAGGAGTGAGCCCAACAGGAACTGGTAAGACCCTCGCTTACCTCCTACCAAGTCTTCTCAGACTACAAAAGAAAAAAGCGCAGCAACTATTGATTCTAGCACCAAATACGGAGCTTGCTGGACAGATTTTTGACGTATGTAAAACGTGGGCAGAAGCTATCGGCTTGACAGCCCAGCTCTTCTTATCAGGTTCAAGTCAAAAACGCCAGATTGAACGACTCAAAAAAGGACCAGAAATTCTAATCGGCACTCCTGGTCGTATCTTTGAGTTGATTAAATTGAAAAAAATCAAGATGATGAATGTAGAAACCATCATCCTGGATGAATTTGACCAATTGCTTGATGATTCTCAGATTCACTTTGTTGAGAAAATAACTCACTACGCACCTCGTGACCACCAACTCATCTACATGAGTGCTACGACCAAGTTTGACCAAGAAAAGATTGCATCTAATACGCGAACCATTGATCTCTCTGACCAAAAACTGGACAATATCCAGCATTTCTACATGCAGGTAGACCAACGTCACCGCGTTGATATGCTACGAAAATTGGCTCATGTTGAGGATTTCCGCGGACTAGTCTTTTTTAACAGCCTATCAGACCTTGGGAGTGCCGAGGAAAAACTACAGTATCGTGATATATTGGCTGTTTCCCTCGCTAGCGATGTCAATGTTAAATTTAGAAAAGTCATCTTAGAAAAGTTTAAAGATAAGCAACTAACCCTGCTTCTTGCAACTGACCTTTTGGCTCGTGGAATTGATATTGATAGTCTAGAATGTGTCGTAAACTTTGATGTCCCTAGAGATATTGAAACCTACACTCACCGTGCTGGCCGTACAGGTCGCATGGGTAAAGAAGGCTATGTTATCACTCTCGTCACTCATCCAGAAGAACTTAAAAAACTCAAGAAGTTCGCAAGAGTACGTGAAATTGTCCTAAAAAATCAAGAACTCTATATCAAATAA
- a CDS encoding glycerophosphoryl diester phosphodiesterase membrane domain-containing protein, producing MKPEKPKNLGFKQIYFNLDKILFLFFLIFMMIEFVWLPLNSWIAGLLLRQTGYLFLSYNNIFAIIKGSPFVSLALFVLVIVNLLIAYYQIGLLFIGARHLLYHEKRTLLEYSRKVFRQSFLFMKQVTISKMAFIFFYVMMLFPLIRKILKIYYLNKIVIPEFIVAYVEDKYWLVGLIVTILALLLFYISVRLMFALPQLLFEKKTVKEAVRYSIEKTKRQSWFYIWNLLWIIVKTYLFFILLLIPILASQVLMDGLTHKESLVLGIINFVLIKNFHYMALTYFLIKFVSFLTGEELEITPRRKKDHWMRWGVMGCAAIFFALEGYVYLEAPVAHKPLVISHRGVSNKNGVQNTVQSLEKTAQLGPDFVETDVQETKDGQFVMMHDANIKNLTGVNANPQDLTLDELTKLDISENGYHSKVSSFDAYLNKANELHQKLLIEIKTSRKDSPDIMKRFMDKYGAIIKQNGHQMQSLDYHVIDQVLAYDSQIPVYFILPYNSIFPRTKATGYTMEYSTLDQNFVNKLWNTDQRLYVWTINSSESFDKSVQLGADGMITDDLEMVQEQVTIAQEDPEYTDLLFKQAMEFFNF from the coding sequence ATGAAACCTGAAAAACCTAAAAATCTAGGTTTTAAGCAGATATACTTTAATCTAGATAAAATACTCTTTCTCTTTTTCTTGATATTCATGATGATTGAGTTTGTCTGGTTACCACTTAATTCTTGGATTGCTGGACTGTTACTTCGTCAGACAGGTTATCTCTTTCTTTCCTACAATAATATTTTTGCCATTATAAAGGGTTCTCCCTTTGTTAGTCTTGCTTTATTTGTTCTGGTAATCGTTAATTTACTAATCGCCTATTACCAGATAGGACTCCTCTTTATCGGAGCTCGACACCTCCTCTATCATGAAAAGAGAACTTTGCTGGAGTACAGTCGCAAGGTCTTTCGACAAAGTTTCTTGTTTATGAAGCAAGTGACGATTTCCAAAATGGCCTTTATTTTCTTTTATGTCATGATGCTCTTTCCATTGATTCGAAAGATTTTAAAGATTTATTACCTCAATAAAATCGTCATTCCGGAATTTATAGTAGCCTATGTAGAAGATAAGTACTGGTTGGTTGGTTTGATTGTTACTATTCTGGCTTTACTGTTATTTTACATTTCAGTACGTTTGATGTTTGCCTTACCCCAGCTTTTGTTTGAGAAGAAAACAGTCAAAGAAGCGGTCAGATACAGTATAGAGAAGACCAAAAGGCAATCCTGGTTTTATATTTGGAACTTGCTTTGGATTATCGTCAAAACGTATCTATTTTTCATTCTTCTCTTGATTCCTATCTTAGCAAGTCAGGTATTGATGGATGGATTGACCCATAAGGAATCTCTTGTACTTGGAATAATCAATTTTGTTTTGATCAAGAATTTCCACTATATGGCCTTGACCTATTTCCTTATTAAGTTTGTTTCCTTTTTGACAGGGGAAGAACTAGAAATCACACCAAGGAGAAAGAAAGACCACTGGATGAGATGGGGAGTGATGGGCTGTGCTGCTATCTTTTTTGCTCTTGAGGGGTATGTCTATTTGGAAGCTCCAGTAGCACATAAACCTTTAGTTATTTCTCATAGAGGTGTTTCTAATAAGAACGGTGTGCAGAATACTGTACAGTCGCTAGAAAAGACAGCTCAACTAGGGCCAGACTTTGTTGAGACGGATGTTCAGGAAACAAAAGATGGCCAGTTTGTCATGATGCATGATGCTAATATTAAGAATTTGACAGGAGTCAATGCCAATCCTCAAGATCTAACTTTGGATGAATTAACCAAACTTGATATTTCAGAAAATGGTTATCATAGCAAGGTGTCTAGTTTTGATGCTTATCTCAACAAAGCCAATGAATTGCATCAAAAACTCCTTATTGAGATTAAGACCAGTCGAAAAGATAGTCCAGATATAATGAAACGCTTTATGGACAAATATGGAGCCATCATTAAGCAGAATGGTCATCAAATGCAGTCCTTAGACTATCATGTGATTGATCAGGTTTTAGCCTACGATTCACAAATTCCAGTCTATTTCATTCTGCCTTACAATAGTATTTTTCCAAGAACCAAAGCCACAGGTTACACCATGGAGTATTCAACCTTGGACCAAAATTTTGTCAATAAGCTTTGGAATACGGATCAGAGATTGTACGTGTGGACCATCAATAGTTCAGAGTCCTTTGATAAATCTGTTCAGCTAGGAGCGGATGGCATGATAACTGATGACTTGGAAATGGTTCAAGAGCAGGTTACCATTGCACAAGAAGATCCAGAGTACACAGATTTGCTTTTTAAACAAGCAATGGAATTCTTTAATTTTTAG
- a CDS encoding 3'-5' exonuclease: protein MERIEDYIAFDLEFNQHEGQTHLIQVSAVRFRDGQEIDAYDSYVQTSVPLKSFINGLTGITAETLKDAPPVEKVIAEFQEFVGSLPMVGYNAAKSDLPILAEHGLDYSQQYKVDLYDEAFERRSSDLHGIANLKLQTVASFLGFQGQSHNSLEDARMTARVYESFLESDQARELLETESSLSNNPFGGLDLSQLFD from the coding sequence ATGGAACGAATAGAAGATTACATTGCTTTCGATTTAGAATTTAATCAGCACGAAGGACAAACACACTTGATTCAAGTATCGGCAGTGCGTTTTAGAGATGGTCAGGAAATCGATGCCTATGATTCCTATGTCCAGACTAGTGTGCCTCTAAAGAGTTTTATCAATGGATTGACTGGAATTACAGCTGAGACTCTAAAAGATGCTCCACCAGTAGAGAAAGTTATAGCAGAATTTCAAGAGTTTGTGGGTTCTTTGCCTATGGTAGGCTACAATGCTGCTAAAAGTGATTTGCCTATTCTAGCAGAGCATGGTTTAGACTACAGCCAGCAGTACAAGGTGGATCTATATGATGAAGCCTTTGAACGCCGTAGTTCAGATTTACATGGTATTGCCAATCTCAAATTGCAAACTGTTGCCTCATTTCTTGGATTTCAAGGTCAGTCTCATAATAGCTTGGAGGATGCTCGGATGACGGCGCGTGTTTACGAGTCCTTTCTAGAGTCAGATCAAGCTAGAGAATTGTTAGAGACGGAAAGTAGCCTATCAAACAATCCTTTTGGAGGCTTGGACTTGTCTCAATTATTTGACTAG
- the rocS gene encoding chromosome segregation protein RocS produces MSIEMTVSEIAEVLGLSRQAINNRVKELPEEDTDKNDKGVTVVTRSGLIKLEEIYKKTIFEDEPVSEDVKQRELMEILVDEKNAEILRLYEQLKAKDRQLSEKDEQMRIKDRQIAEKDKQLDQQQQLTLQAMKDQENLKLELDQAKEEVQSTKKGFFARLFGG; encoded by the coding sequence ATGAGTATTGAAATGACCGTAAGTGAGATTGCAGAGGTTTTAGGATTATCTCGCCAAGCAATCAATAACCGTGTCAAGGAATTACCAGAAGAAGACACAGATAAAAATGACAAAGGGGTAACAGTCGTTACCAGAAGTGGCTTGATTAAGCTAGAAGAAATTTATAAAAAAACGATTTTTGAAGATGAGCCTGTCAGTGAAGATGTCAAGCAACGTGAACTGATGGAGATTCTAGTGGACGAGAAGAATGCAGAAATTCTCCGTCTCTATGAACAATTAAAAGCCAAGGATCGTCAATTATCAGAAAAAGATGAGCAAATGCGCATCAAAGACCGTCAGATTGCTGAGAAAGATAAACAACTGGATCAGCAGCAACAATTGACCCTTCAAGCCATGAAGGATCAAGAAAATCTCAAGCTAGAGCTGGACCAAGCAAAAGAAGAAGTCCAATCCACTAAGAAAGGCTTTTTTGCTCGTTTATTTGGAGGATAA
- a CDS encoding 5'-methylthioadenosine/adenosylhomocysteine nucleosidase, which yields MKIGIIAAMPEELAYLIQHLDNAQEQVVLGNTYHTGSIASHEVVLVESGIGKVMSAMSVAILADHFQVDALINTGSAGAVAEGIAVGDVVIADKLAYHDVDVTAFGYDYGQMAQQPLYFESDKTFVAKIQKSLSQLDQNWHLGLIATGDSFVAGNDKIEAIKSHFPGVLAVEMEGAAIAQAAHALNLPVLVIRAMSDNANHEANISFDEFIIEAGRRSAQVLLAFLNALD from the coding sequence ATGAAAATAGGAATTATTGCGGCTATGCCAGAAGAACTGGCTTATCTAATCCAGCATTTAGACAATGCCCAGGAGCAAGTTGTTTTGGGGAATACCTATCACACAGGAAGCATTGCCTCTCATGAAGTCGTTCTTGTAGAAAGTGGAATTGGTAAGGTCATGTCTGCTATGAGTGTGGCGATTTTGGCTGATCATTTCCAAGTGGATGCTCTTATCAATACAGGATCAGCTGGTGCCGTCGCAGAAGGGATTGCTGTTGGGGATGTCGTGATTGCTGACAAATTAGCCTATCATGACGTGGATGTCACAGCTTTTGGCTATGATTATGGACAAATGGCGCAACAACCGCTGTATTTTGAATCAGATAAAACCTTTGTCGCCAAAATCCAAAAGAGTTTATCTCAATTGGACCAGAACTGGCATCTTGGTTTGATTGCTACAGGTGATAGTTTTGTTGCAGGAAATGACAAGATAGAAGCAATTAAGTCCCATTTCCCAGGAGTTTTAGCCGTTGAGATGGAGGGGGCAGCTATTGCTCAGGCAGCGCATGCTCTTAATCTTCCAGTCTTAGTTATCCGTGCTATGAGTGACAATGCCAACCATGAAGCAAACATCTCTTTTGATGAGTTTATTATCGAAGCTGGACGTCGCTCTGCTCAAGTCTTATTAGCTTTTTTGAATGCCTTAGATTAA